One genomic window of Globicephala melas chromosome 8, mGloMel1.2, whole genome shotgun sequence includes the following:
- the OR6Q1 gene encoding LOW QUALITY PROTEIN: olfactory receptor 6Q1 (The sequence of the model RefSeq protein was modified relative to this genomic sequence to represent the inferred CDS: inserted 2 bases in 1 codon): MQPCDQNWTHITEFVMVGFAEVHEMRLLFFTLFFTTYLFTLVENLAIILVVGLDHQLRRRMYVFLTHLSCLEIWYTSVTVPKMLAGFIGGHGGKNISYAGCLSQLFIFTFLGATECFLLAAMAYDCYVAICMPLRYGALVSWGSCFRLSAACWLVGFLTPIVPIYLMSRLTFCGPNVIDHFFYDASPLLALSCSDVTLKETTDFLVSLAVLLTSSTVIAVSYGNIVWTLLHIRLAAKCRKAFSSCAAHLTVVSLFYXTLFFMYVRTKVVPSINFNKVVSVFCSIVTPMLNPLIYSLRNKEVKGALGRAFSFRSWKGQ, encoded by the exons ATGCAGCCCTGTGACCAAAACTGGACCCACATAACAGAGTTTGTTATGGTGGGCTTTGCTGAGGTGCATGAAATGCGCCTCCTCTTCTTTACTCTCTTCTTCACTACGTACCTGTTCACCTTGGTGGAGAATTTGGCCATCATCCTGGTTGTGGGTTTGGACCACCAGCTACGTAGACGGATGTATGTCTTCCTGACACACTTGTCCTGCCTTGAAATCTGGTACACTTCAGTCACAGTGCCCAAGATGCTGGCTGGTTTTATTGGGGGACACGGGGGCAAGAATATCTCCTATGCTGGATGTCTGTCCCAGCTCTTCATCTTTACCTTCCTTGGGGCAACGGAGTGTTTCCTACTGGCTGCCATGGCCTATGACTGCTACGTGGCCATTTGTATGCCTCTCCGATATGGGGCCTTGGTGTCCTGGGGCAGCTGCTTCCGTCTGTCAGCTGCTTGTTGGCTGGTTGGCTTCCTCACCCCCATTGTGCCCATCTACCTCATGTCCCGACTGACATTTTGTGGCCCCAATGTCATTGATCACTTCTTCTATGATGCTTCACCCCTGCTAGCCTTGTCCTGCTCGGATGTCACCCTGAAGGAGACCACAGACTTCCTGGTCTCTCTGGCTGTGCTCCTGACCTCCTCCACAGTCATCGCTGTGTCCTATGGCAACATTGTCTGGACACTGCTGCATATCCGCTTGGCTGCCAAGTGCCGGAAGGCCTTCTCCTCCTGTGCAGCCCACCTGACTGTGGTGAGCCTCTTCTA GACACTCTTCTTCATGTATGTCCGGACCAAAGTGGTCCCTTCCATCAACTTCAACAAGGTGGTTTCTGTCTTCTGCTCCATCGTCACTCCAATGCTCAACCCTCTCATCTACAGTCTTCGAAACAAAGAGGTGAAGGGAGCTCTGGGCAGAGCCTTTTCCTTCAGGTCTTGGAAAGGTCAgtga